Proteins encoded within one genomic window of Triticum aestivum cultivar Chinese Spring chromosome 2D, IWGSC CS RefSeq v2.1, whole genome shotgun sequence:
- the LOC123053251 gene encoding photosystem I subunit O: MAAATSTVSGLAGAALARRPAFSTSFTSGGRVSARNPLMTRNLERNGRITCMTFPRDWLRRDLNVIGFGLIGWLAPSSIPLINGNSLTGLFFSSIGEELAHFPSPPALQSQFWLWLVTWHLGLFIALTFGQIGFKGRTEDYFQK; this comes from the exons atggccgccgccacctccaccgtctccggcctcgccggcgccgcgctcgcccgccggccaGCCTTCTCTACCA GCTTCACGAGTGGCGGCCGGGTGTCGGCGAGGAACCCGCTGATGACGAGGAACCTGGAGAGGAACGGCAGGATCACCTGCATGAC GTTCCCGCGGGACTGGCTGCGGAGGGACCTGAACGTGATCGGGTTCGGGCTGATCGGGTGGCTGGCGCCGTCGAGCATCCCGCTGATCAACGGCAACAGCTTGACGGGGCTCTTCTTCTCCAGCATCGGCGAGGAGCTCGCCCACTTCCCCTCACCCCCGGCTCTCCAGTCGCAGTTCTG GCTGTGGTTGGTGACGTGGCACCTGGGTCTGTTCATCGCGCTCACCTTCGGCCAGATCGGGTTCAAGGGCAGGACCGAGGACTACTTCCAGAAGTAG